In Xanthomonas theicola, a single genomic region encodes these proteins:
- a CDS encoding DUF1833 family protein has product MSSFTERKQRVTDTSGDLVFLELSAPSFTATLRLVNDTRNWVSNGNEYIGFPFGFTLPEDTAGQTPKAQLRIDNVGRGMTDDLERLQPNETVMAKLLISDRADPNAIERTFYLPLTGVSVNGATATASAGVDFIMRQQAVKLRATPYTLPGIFS; this is encoded by the coding sequence ATGAGCAGTTTCACCGAGCGCAAGCAGCGCGTAACCGACACGTCGGGCGATTTGGTCTTTTTAGAGCTGTCGGCGCCCTCCTTCACCGCCACCCTGCGGCTGGTCAACGACACGCGCAACTGGGTGTCCAACGGCAACGAGTACATCGGGTTTCCGTTCGGCTTCACCCTGCCGGAGGACACCGCCGGGCAGACGCCCAAGGCGCAGCTGCGGATCGACAACGTCGGGCGCGGGATGACCGACGACTTGGAGCGCTTGCAGCCCAACGAAACGGTGATGGCCAAGCTACTGATCTCCGACCGCGCCGACCCCAACGCGATCGAGCGCACGTTCTACCTGCCGCTGACCGGCGTAAGCGTCAATGGAGCAACGGCCACGGCAAGCGCCGGCGTGGACTTCATCATGCGGCAGCAGGCGGTGAAGCTGCGCGCCACGCCGTACACGCTGCCGGGCATCTTCTCGTGA
- a CDS encoding head-tail joining protein, translating to MSQRDFLQRFDAAAFSAFSAVGIADAANYLAPGGTEPLPCTVTVDRDVVDFGDDGAPVSAPQTLVSFQRAEVEPARLGRVVLPGETFVLEKRVRQDESRSQWVVANG from the coding sequence ATGAGTCAACGAGATTTTCTGCAGCGCTTCGATGCGGCCGCCTTCTCTGCATTCTCCGCCGTCGGTATCGCTGACGCCGCCAACTACCTCGCGCCCGGTGGCACCGAACCACTGCCTTGCACCGTGACCGTCGATCGCGATGTCGTGGACTTCGGTGATGACGGCGCCCCGGTGAGCGCCCCGCAGACGCTGGTGTCGTTCCAACGCGCCGAGGTCGAGCCGGCACGCCTGGGGCGCGTCGTTCTGCCCGGCGAGACGTTCGTGCTCGAGAAGCGGGTGCGGCAGGACGAGTCGCGTAGCCAGTGGGTGGTGGCGAATGGCTAG
- a CDS encoding LysR family transcriptional regulator ArgP produces the protein MDLLHPQLAAFSAVLEEGSFEAAARRLAVTASAVSQRIKALEDRLGQVLVVRQAPCRPTSAGERLLRRVRPMQALEAEAMADFLPGEADAGRARSIAIAVNDDSLQTWFLAALSSLHHAHGFLFDVHVDDQDHTLELLRNGTVLGAVTSASKPLQGCNIQPLGAMRYYAIASPQFVARYFAPGLNAAALAQAPMVVFNRKDDLQARFVRRITRTRLAPPIHYLPTSTGFVEAAARGLGWCLAPEQLVMPALREKKIGVIDSQRWLDVPLFWQHAAVRSSVLQQIGQALRTAVGMQAVRQRA, from the coding sequence ATGGATCTGCTTCATCCGCAACTGGCCGCGTTCTCCGCCGTGCTCGAAGAGGGCAGCTTCGAGGCCGCCGCGCGCCGGCTGGCAGTGACCGCCTCGGCGGTATCGCAGCGGATCAAGGCGCTGGAAGACCGGCTCGGGCAGGTACTGGTCGTACGCCAGGCGCCATGCCGGCCGACCTCGGCAGGCGAAAGGCTGCTGCGCCGGGTGCGGCCGATGCAGGCACTGGAGGCCGAGGCGATGGCCGACTTCCTGCCGGGCGAGGCCGACGCCGGACGCGCACGCAGCATCGCGATCGCGGTCAACGACGACTCGTTGCAGACCTGGTTCCTCGCCGCGCTGTCGTCCCTGCACCACGCGCATGGCTTCCTGTTCGACGTGCACGTGGACGACCAGGACCACACCCTGGAACTGCTGCGCAACGGCACGGTGCTCGGCGCCGTCACCTCCGCGAGCAAGCCGCTGCAGGGCTGCAACATCCAGCCCCTGGGCGCCATGCGTTACTACGCGATCGCCTCCCCGCAGTTCGTTGCGCGCTACTTCGCCCCAGGACTCAACGCGGCCGCGTTGGCGCAGGCGCCGATGGTGGTGTTCAACCGCAAGGACGATCTGCAGGCCCGTTTCGTGCGGCGCATCACCCGCACCCGGCTTGCCCCTCCCATCCACTACCTGCCGACCTCGACCGGCTTCGTCGAGGCCGCAGCGCGCGGCCTCGGATGGTGCCTCGCCCCAGAGCAACTGGTCATGCCGGCGCTGCGGGAGAAGAAGATCGGCGTCATCGACTCGCAACGCTGGCTCGACGTGCCGCTCTTCTGGCAGCACGCGGCAGTGCGCTCGAGCGTCCTGCAGCAGATCGGCCAGGCGCTGCGCACGGCGGTGGGCATGCAGGCTGTGCGGCAACGCGCGTGA
- a CDS encoding host specificity factor TipJ family phage tail protein, producing MGLMDAKPLDGQLVVTPHPVLLDGQRHIPMDLRPGESLYLFLQRHITDLDGEQWTVAIGGRIVPRHLWHHVKPKDGQVIEVRGAVGKNALYIVAYAALIYFTFGFGAATAGAWGAGYVAGSYGALAATAVYVAGSIVINKVLGPKLESASGASADSVFSLSGSRNQSRPYEPLGLLFGSVRIAPDIASLPYTAYEANDQYLSIVLSPGINVDRIDTMYNGDALLSSFEGVQVFTAGMPGMPQQQIPLYSNADTVAGGELDTDEKKGVPSAWVLRTTSAGTIRVQVEMEFLLLDTTSKGKPKTNKETIQVQYCPTGTDAWQMLGTRTVQNDDQNTQRVSIAADVAEGQYDVRVRIAGLNTDGSGATAKFTWSSMTSVQRDTATYAGIARIGLRIKATGQLSGSLDEVRCVAHQRAIPFWRDGAWTVATTRETGTSNPGAQMLAYARGFRGENGKLIAGMGLTDEQIDIEAFKGFMAHCEANGYTYDFWVRDARSHDDVMDAVALAGFGEKTWAGGRFSVAWAGDGQPLSGIVNMATIKKASFQVDYTLANAADGIEYTYYDRATWETKTLRVAAPGVEAMLNPARITGEGITDEARAAEMARYHLGQSLYQYKEISYSTDIEFLSYRRLSMLALQHDLTQWGYGGRIRQAVMGAGRVVTLQLDDPVPPPASGNAYIGLRIPGERVYRVFTIQPFAGERDVVVLGEPWPNDAPLPGDADDNPAQDTIWIYDFKQTPGYRVRVVAISPESELQGAKVTVVPEPPELWVYVKTGEYIRPPNQSLLQTRPVASDLRVTENQVVQGDTVYTELQATFSISGPVGRTVVLSDLDGNLELEQVAETTTRTARWRIPGAGTYAVVVRPFNPDGLQGVSVSGTYTTTGAGSAPVNVDFAQIEELAGGIRRYSWGFNATTIQSPDFAGVQVRYIAGSVPTPNWVDMTPLGDADGYHAIAFESTAPAAGSWTFAFRSMNTSGTLSNKMLTLQKVLAKNLGQELVEIVQQLSLNEQRLTKAIEQVDQYSAAVIQQEINISQINGREVQNRAYIAELRETKIDAGQARAMVTEQVGAQTGDLRATVQQHSEAITNINGDLSAYYNIKVQLDANGRRYLAGIGLGIDIYNGVTQSQIVMLADGLAFMTTASDGNYYKPFQVVGGIVYINAAMIKDGSITNAKIGNEIRSDNFAWNTTSGVYTGWRILKDGTAQFGGDVTVRGNIFGNKIIGEVQKKTIASWAGSVNAASNAVVYAFTLGAPLLDGESHVPFLQLTLDVENNGGDPARGNWFVDRQVGTGWVTLKNKMHYLGGRENATISITISDAATTTAQNYRVRAGDANLRSGNFLFTAMGGIAMGVR from the coding sequence ATGGGTCTGATGGATGCCAAGCCGCTGGATGGGCAGCTGGTCGTGACGCCGCACCCGGTGCTGCTGGACGGGCAACGCCACATCCCGATGGACCTGCGGCCGGGGGAAAGCTTGTACCTGTTCCTGCAGCGCCACATTACCGATCTGGACGGCGAGCAGTGGACCGTCGCTATCGGCGGGCGCATCGTGCCGCGCCACCTGTGGCACCACGTGAAGCCCAAGGATGGCCAGGTGATCGAGGTACGCGGCGCGGTCGGAAAGAACGCGCTGTACATCGTGGCCTACGCGGCGCTGATCTACTTCACCTTCGGCTTCGGCGCGGCGACCGCGGGCGCGTGGGGTGCCGGCTACGTTGCTGGGAGCTACGGCGCGCTCGCCGCCACTGCGGTGTACGTCGCCGGCTCCATCGTCATCAACAAGGTACTCGGGCCTAAGCTGGAATCCGCGTCTGGTGCAAGCGCGGACAGCGTCTTCTCGCTCAGCGGATCCCGCAATCAGTCCCGACCGTATGAACCGCTCGGCTTGCTGTTCGGCTCGGTGCGCATCGCGCCGGACATCGCGAGTCTGCCGTATACGGCCTACGAGGCGAACGATCAGTACCTGAGCATAGTGCTGTCGCCGGGCATCAACGTCGATCGCATCGACACGATGTACAACGGGGATGCGCTGCTGTCCTCGTTCGAGGGCGTGCAGGTGTTCACCGCTGGCATGCCTGGCATGCCACAACAGCAGATCCCGCTCTACAGCAATGCCGACACCGTCGCCGGTGGTGAGCTGGATACCGACGAGAAGAAGGGTGTGCCCAGCGCGTGGGTGCTTCGTACCACCTCGGCCGGCACCATCCGGGTCCAGGTGGAAATGGAATTCCTCCTGTTGGACACGACCAGCAAGGGCAAGCCCAAAACGAACAAGGAGACGATCCAGGTCCAGTATTGCCCGACCGGCACCGACGCATGGCAGATGCTGGGCACGCGCACTGTCCAAAACGACGACCAGAACACCCAGCGGGTCTCGATCGCGGCCGATGTGGCGGAAGGGCAGTACGACGTGCGCGTGCGCATTGCCGGCCTGAACACCGATGGCAGCGGCGCCACCGCCAAATTCACCTGGTCCTCGATGACCAGCGTGCAGCGCGACACGGCGACCTACGCCGGCATCGCGCGCATCGGCTTGCGGATCAAGGCCACTGGCCAGCTGAGCGGATCTCTGGACGAGGTGCGCTGTGTCGCGCACCAGCGGGCGATACCGTTCTGGCGCGATGGCGCGTGGACCGTGGCCACGACACGGGAGACCGGCACGTCCAACCCCGGCGCGCAGATGCTGGCCTACGCGCGCGGCTTCCGCGGCGAAAACGGAAAGCTGATCGCCGGGATGGGTCTGACCGACGAGCAGATCGATATCGAGGCGTTCAAGGGCTTCATGGCCCACTGCGAGGCAAACGGCTACACGTATGACTTTTGGGTGCGCGACGCGCGCAGCCACGACGATGTCATGGATGCCGTCGCCCTGGCCGGCTTCGGGGAAAAGACCTGGGCCGGCGGCCGGTTCTCGGTGGCCTGGGCCGGCGATGGGCAGCCGCTGTCGGGCATCGTCAACATGGCGACGATCAAGAAGGCGTCGTTCCAGGTGGACTACACCCTGGCGAACGCCGCCGACGGCATCGAATACACCTACTACGATCGTGCGACGTGGGAGACCAAGACCCTGCGAGTGGCCGCGCCGGGGGTCGAGGCCATGCTCAACCCTGCCCGGATCACGGGCGAGGGCATAACCGACGAGGCGCGCGCCGCGGAGATGGCGCGCTACCACCTGGGGCAGTCGCTCTACCAGTACAAGGAAATCAGCTACAGCACCGATATCGAGTTCCTCAGCTACCGCCGTTTGTCGATGCTGGCGCTGCAGCACGATCTGACGCAGTGGGGCTACGGCGGCCGCATCCGCCAGGCCGTCATGGGTGCCGGCCGCGTGGTGACGCTGCAGCTGGACGACCCGGTGCCGCCGCCGGCATCCGGCAACGCCTACATCGGCCTGCGCATCCCCGGCGAACGCGTGTACCGCGTCTTCACCATCCAGCCGTTCGCCGGCGAGCGGGATGTCGTCGTGCTCGGCGAGCCGTGGCCCAACGACGCCCCATTGCCCGGCGATGCCGACGACAACCCGGCACAAGACACGATCTGGATCTACGACTTCAAGCAGACGCCGGGGTATCGGGTGCGCGTGGTGGCTATCTCGCCGGAGAGCGAGCTGCAAGGCGCCAAGGTGACCGTGGTCCCGGAGCCGCCCGAGCTGTGGGTCTACGTCAAGACGGGCGAGTACATCCGGCCGCCCAATCAGTCTCTGTTGCAAACCCGGCCAGTGGCCAGCGACTTGCGGGTGACCGAGAACCAGGTAGTACAGGGCGACACCGTGTACACCGAGCTGCAGGCCACGTTCTCGATCAGCGGCCCGGTGGGTCGCACGGTCGTACTGTCGGACCTGGACGGCAATCTGGAGCTGGAGCAGGTGGCCGAGACCACCACCCGCACCGCGCGGTGGCGCATCCCCGGCGCCGGCACCTACGCCGTGGTGGTGCGGCCATTCAATCCGGACGGCCTGCAGGGCGTGTCGGTGTCCGGCACCTACACCACGACCGGCGCCGGCTCGGCGCCGGTGAACGTGGACTTCGCGCAGATCGAGGAACTGGCCGGCGGCATCCGGCGCTATTCCTGGGGCTTCAACGCCACCACGATCCAGTCGCCGGACTTCGCTGGCGTGCAGGTGCGCTACATCGCCGGCAGCGTGCCGACGCCCAACTGGGTGGACATGACGCCGCTCGGCGATGCCGACGGCTACCACGCCATCGCCTTCGAATCGACCGCGCCGGCGGCTGGGAGCTGGACGTTCGCGTTCCGCTCGATGAACACCAGCGGCACCCTGTCCAACAAGATGCTCACGCTGCAGAAGGTGCTGGCCAAGAACCTGGGGCAGGAGCTGGTCGAGATCGTGCAGCAGCTGTCGTTGAATGAGCAGCGCCTGACCAAGGCGATCGAGCAAGTGGACCAATACTCGGCCGCGGTGATCCAGCAAGAAATCAATATCAGCCAGATCAATGGCCGGGAGGTCCAGAACCGCGCGTACATCGCCGAACTGCGTGAGACCAAGATCGACGCAGGCCAGGCCAGGGCCATGGTGACCGAACAAGTGGGCGCGCAGACCGGCGACCTGCGCGCGACGGTGCAGCAGCACAGCGAGGCGATCACCAACATCAACGGTGACCTCAGCGCGTATTACAACATCAAGGTGCAGCTGGACGCCAACGGCCGGCGCTACCTTGCCGGCATCGGCCTGGGCATCGACATCTACAACGGCGTGACGCAGTCGCAAATCGTGATGCTCGCCGACGGATTGGCGTTCATGACCACCGCGTCCGACGGCAACTACTACAAGCCCTTCCAGGTCGTGGGCGGCATCGTCTACATAAATGCAGCGATGATCAAGGACGGGTCGATCACCAACGCCAAGATCGGCAACGAGATCCGCTCCGATAACTTCGCGTGGAACACCACCAGCGGCGTCTATACCGGCTGGCGCATCCTCAAGGACGGCACGGCCCAGTTCGGCGGCGACGTGACGGTGCGCGGGAACATCTTCGGCAACAAGATCATCGGCGAAGTGCAGAAGAAGACAATCGCGTCATGGGCCGGCAGTGTCAACGCGGCATCCAACGCGGTGGTCTACGCGTTCACCCTCGGCGCGCCGTTGCTGGACGGCGAGTCGCATGTACCGTTCCTGCAGCTCACGCTGGACGTGGAGAACAACGGCGGCGACCCGGCGCGAGGCAACTGGTTTGTGGACCGCCAGGTCGGCACCGGCTGGGTGACGTTGAAGAACAAAATGCACTACCTGGGCGGCAGGGAGAACGCGACCATCTCGATCACGATCTCCGACGCGGCCACCACCACCGCTCAGAACTACCGAGTGCGCGCCGGCGACGCCAACCTGCGTAGCGGCAATTTCCTTTTCACCGCCATGGGCGGCATCGCAATGGGGGTCCGGTAA
- a CDS encoding glycosyl hydrolase family 28-related protein, with amino-acid sequence MADDVTNAQLASDIAGLVGKYNVFTAQQMGFFTTDAEVATINNPDGDAIEVPSLKALLAGNSVSQLAAGAGSTLVGTKLAMAGAVARTVGAKLADFLSVKDFGAKGDGTTNDTAALQAAIDSGAACLWFPAGTYINTGLVARSGQQWFGQGYALSVLSFPQVNVARPPGAYGIKSVGDLSDFHVEGIGLRGTLRVQTSTDPAGQALFGLHLRGGSVQRVSFTRCRIFEWGSQSMGTGGGAALGATAGTGKLFTDVAFSDCIIEDNANVPGLYFGGISTYTTTMERIKVVNCQFRNTLPYADQNMVYILGDTSLQAKDVQVDGNTFSMSESIDVCVEINYASGFSVNDNTVTASGAADCTGILLRSNCFDGTINDNRITNLGTGCAQHDAIALVNLNAGEVQDSVTISGNTIGDFGKCLINVSRWSKNINISNNVLVSRRKRTSFLIGLASVWNSRVHNNTLAGGFNAIMIGGGDNGAYQLDISENRITDCGYAGYYMIDSPTASENVTHLRVYHNSVGDMVSGSAGFINTPYLAATGNRVSKNYITTGTYINPSFIGNVFRWDTAANNNGQCLNGTAYGFAQGAIDFQGGASDPAVYTIGANLDGSAPDVAFGDAMIVSCTVPLPGVVVTPYLEAAGKVRINVAKVAAGALSIQAGKWWVRVIKRVG; translated from the coding sequence ATGGCCGACGACGTGACGAACGCACAGCTGGCCAGCGACATAGCCGGCCTGGTCGGGAAGTACAACGTGTTCACCGCGCAGCAGATGGGGTTTTTCACCACGGACGCAGAGGTGGCGACGATCAACAACCCCGACGGCGACGCGATCGAGGTGCCAAGCCTGAAAGCGCTCCTTGCCGGCAATTCGGTCTCGCAGCTGGCCGCCGGTGCCGGCAGCACCTTGGTGGGCACGAAGCTGGCCATGGCGGGCGCTGTGGCGCGCACGGTGGGCGCCAAGCTGGCGGATTTCCTGTCGGTGAAGGACTTCGGCGCGAAGGGCGATGGAACGACCAACGACACTGCCGCCCTGCAGGCGGCGATCGACAGCGGCGCGGCTTGCCTATGGTTCCCCGCGGGCACGTACATCAACACCGGCCTGGTCGCGCGATCAGGACAGCAGTGGTTCGGCCAGGGCTACGCCCTGTCGGTCCTGTCCTTCCCGCAGGTCAACGTGGCGCGGCCGCCGGGCGCCTACGGCATCAAGTCCGTGGGCGACCTGTCCGACTTCCACGTCGAGGGCATCGGCCTGCGCGGCACGCTGCGGGTGCAGACCAGCACTGACCCCGCCGGCCAGGCGCTGTTCGGCCTGCACCTGCGCGGCGGGTCTGTGCAGCGCGTTTCGTTCACCCGGTGCCGCATCTTCGAGTGGGGGTCGCAGTCGATGGGCACCGGCGGCGGTGCCGCGCTGGGCGCGACCGCTGGCACCGGGAAGCTGTTCACCGATGTCGCGTTCTCCGACTGCATCATCGAGGACAACGCGAACGTGCCGGGCCTCTACTTCGGCGGGATCAGCACCTACACGACCACCATGGAGCGCATCAAGGTCGTGAACTGCCAGTTCCGCAATACGCTGCCCTACGCCGACCAGAACATGGTCTACATCCTGGGCGATACGTCGCTGCAGGCCAAGGACGTGCAGGTGGACGGCAACACGTTCTCGATGAGCGAGAGCATCGACGTGTGCGTGGAGATCAACTACGCGTCCGGTTTCTCGGTCAACGACAACACGGTCACGGCCAGCGGCGCGGCGGACTGCACGGGCATCCTGCTGCGCTCCAACTGCTTCGACGGCACCATCAACGATAACCGCATCACGAACCTGGGCACCGGCTGCGCGCAGCACGACGCCATCGCGCTGGTCAACCTCAATGCCGGCGAGGTGCAGGACAGTGTCACGATCAGCGGCAACACGATCGGCGATTTCGGCAAATGCCTGATCAACGTCTCGCGCTGGTCGAAAAATATCAACATCTCGAACAACGTCCTGGTGTCGCGCCGCAAGCGCACCAGCTTCCTCATCGGCCTGGCGTCGGTGTGGAACTCGCGCGTGCACAACAACACGCTCGCCGGCGGCTTCAACGCGATCATGATCGGCGGCGGCGACAATGGGGCGTACCAGCTGGATATCAGCGAGAACCGCATCACCGACTGCGGTTATGCCGGCTACTACATGATCGACTCGCCGACCGCGAGCGAGAACGTGACCCACCTGCGCGTCTACCACAATTCTGTCGGCGACATGGTCAGCGGCAGCGCCGGGTTCATCAATACCCCTTACCTCGCCGCCACGGGGAACCGCGTCAGCAAGAACTACATCACCACCGGCACGTACATCAACCCGTCCTTCATCGGCAATGTGTTCCGTTGGGATACCGCGGCGAACAACAACGGCCAGTGCTTGAACGGAACGGCCTACGGTTTCGCGCAGGGTGCAATCGACTTCCAGGGCGGCGCGAGCGATCCGGCGGTGTACACCATCGGAGCGAACCTGGACGGCAGCGCGCCGGATGTCGCGTTCGGGGACGCCATGATCGTGTCGTGCACGGTGCCGCTGCCTGGGGTCGTGGTCACGCCCTACTTGGAGGCCGCCGGCAAGGTCCGCATCAACGTCGCCAAGGTCGCCGCGGGCGCGCTGAGCATCCAGGCCGGCAAGTGGTGGGTGCGGGTCATCAAGCGGGTGGGGTAG
- a CDS encoding phage tail length tape measure family protein, with translation MADQSANLRVRISADVNDIKQGLAVLRGQLSDLRKDAGRSIPSNNAITQLGVTAGQTANAMRQLPAQFTDIFTSLQGGMPWFTVLVQQGGQIKDSFGGVGPALSGVSAAVAGMVNPLTVTAVAIAAVALAWKQGSDEGTAFRQALILTGDTSGRTAERLAEVAAEMDGLAGVTTASAAAALTQVAATGKFTADQMELVGIAAETMRAATGRSVADTIAEFVKIKADPVAALLELNETMHFLDQTQLANIKTLVEQGNQVQAVAAAFKIYSDTLKDRSAEVSENLGYMEKAWRAIRGAASEAWDAMLGVGRDATAASRIKELRSNIEGIRSGGAVYQGMSESSKAKLIAQFEQQIADLQKQANKKPVEVKFAGIYSEVDSAQARAHAKFEEQGTQYLSKQLQLEERIKDMRKLAAEAGITDTKVLQQREQAMRAAAAPKNQGVASSGRSAGVQALKDAWEKEDAQIVTSTKVLQAQYQAREVTAETYYQRMRDLTQQGTTGEAQALQKQIDYLKSRNLAGKDAIDVGKQVGQLEAELAKVRTEGAARLEVLSAEERKFLEQRKQAIASYKAALDASTTALQEQMDAMVARVGSGDREYEVQQRLNDVYREQAQRLTELALQKNAGRIDAETATAEEQAVRAATEHRVQVIRDGYLRMAEAQADWSSGASAAWANYRDEALDAAGQVESASTSALSKFEDMVVKATKTGKLSFSDMADLIIADITRIAVKQGLTGLLGLFGQSTAGGVQREAISLQGWDTGGYTGPGGRLQSAGIVHKGEGVLSQGDIAAIGGPGAFLSMLRAIRGKGYASGGLVGMSTVPAAGSRGAGDLAVEINNYSGQQATQREQIQRMPDGTELRKLIVDIGAADIAGGGKMAGAMKSRFGLKEAR, from the coding sequence ATGGCTGATCAGTCCGCAAATCTGCGCGTCCGCATCAGTGCGGACGTCAACGACATCAAGCAGGGCCTAGCCGTGCTTCGGGGCCAATTGTCGGACCTGCGCAAGGACGCGGGCCGCTCGATTCCGTCCAACAACGCCATCACCCAGCTCGGCGTCACCGCTGGGCAGACGGCCAATGCGATGCGCCAGCTCCCGGCGCAGTTCACGGACATCTTCACCAGCCTGCAAGGCGGTATGCCCTGGTTCACCGTGCTGGTGCAGCAGGGCGGTCAGATTAAGGACAGTTTCGGCGGTGTTGGTCCCGCTCTATCTGGCGTCTCGGCGGCTGTCGCAGGCATGGTCAATCCGTTGACAGTCACTGCTGTCGCTATCGCGGCCGTTGCGCTCGCCTGGAAGCAAGGAAGTGACGAAGGCACTGCATTCCGGCAGGCGCTGATCCTGACTGGTGATACGTCGGGGCGGACGGCCGAGCGGCTTGCCGAGGTGGCCGCGGAGATGGACGGCCTGGCTGGTGTGACCACCGCAAGCGCCGCAGCTGCCCTGACCCAGGTGGCCGCGACCGGCAAGTTCACTGCCGATCAGATGGAACTGGTTGGCATCGCCGCCGAGACCATGCGGGCGGCTACCGGCCGCTCCGTGGCCGACACCATTGCAGAGTTCGTCAAGATCAAGGCAGATCCTGTCGCTGCGCTGCTCGAACTCAACGAGACGATGCACTTTCTTGATCAGACGCAGCTTGCGAACATCAAGACGCTGGTCGAGCAAGGCAACCAGGTCCAGGCGGTAGCCGCCGCATTCAAGATTTACTCAGACACGCTGAAGGATCGATCGGCGGAGGTCAGCGAAAACCTGGGATACATGGAGAAGGCCTGGCGGGCAATCCGTGGAGCAGCGTCCGAAGCTTGGGACGCGATGCTCGGGGTGGGGCGCGATGCCACAGCAGCAAGCAGGATCAAAGAGTTGCGATCCAACATTGAGGGTATCCGCTCCGGTGGAGCTGTCTATCAGGGGATGAGCGAGTCCAGCAAGGCCAAGCTGATCGCGCAGTTCGAGCAGCAAATCGCCGACCTGCAGAAGCAAGCAAACAAGAAGCCGGTCGAGGTGAAGTTCGCCGGCATCTACTCTGAGGTGGACTCCGCCCAGGCCCGCGCGCACGCCAAGTTCGAAGAGCAGGGCACGCAGTACCTGAGCAAGCAGCTCCAGCTCGAAGAGCGCATCAAGGACATGCGCAAGCTCGCGGCGGAAGCGGGCATCACCGACACCAAGGTGCTGCAGCAGCGTGAACAGGCGATGCGCGCCGCAGCGGCACCAAAGAATCAAGGCGTGGCCTCGTCCGGTCGCTCTGCGGGCGTGCAAGCGCTGAAGGATGCGTGGGAGAAAGAGGATGCGCAGATCGTCACGAGTACCAAGGTGCTTCAGGCGCAGTACCAGGCACGCGAGGTCACTGCGGAGACCTACTACCAGCGCATGCGCGACCTGACGCAGCAGGGAACCACGGGCGAAGCCCAGGCGCTGCAGAAGCAGATCGACTACCTGAAGAGCCGGAACCTCGCAGGCAAGGACGCGATTGATGTCGGGAAGCAGGTAGGCCAGTTGGAGGCCGAGCTCGCGAAGGTGCGCACCGAGGGGGCCGCCAGGCTGGAAGTCCTCTCCGCGGAAGAGCGGAAGTTTCTTGAGCAGCGCAAGCAGGCGATCGCGTCCTACAAAGCAGCGTTGGACGCCAGCACCACTGCGCTGCAGGAGCAGATGGACGCGATGGTCGCGCGCGTGGGTTCCGGTGATCGCGAGTACGAGGTCCAGCAGAGGCTGAACGACGTTTACCGTGAGCAGGCTCAGCGGCTGACAGAGCTGGCGCTGCAGAAGAACGCCGGCCGCATCGACGCGGAGACCGCCACTGCGGAAGAGCAGGCCGTTCGCGCGGCCACCGAGCACCGTGTACAAGTGATCCGGGACGGATACCTGCGAATGGCGGAGGCGCAGGCCGATTGGTCCTCTGGCGCCTCGGCCGCGTGGGCGAACTACCGCGACGAAGCACTGGATGCCGCTGGTCAGGTCGAGAGCGCCTCGACCTCTGCGCTCAGCAAGTTCGAGGACATGGTCGTCAAGGCGACGAAAACCGGGAAGCTCAGCTTTTCCGATATGGCCGATTTGATCATCGCGGATATAACGCGGATCGCTGTGAAGCAAGGTCTTACTGGGTTGCTCGGCCTGTTCGGCCAGTCGACAGCAGGCGGCGTCCAGCGCGAAGCCATTTCCCTGCAGGGCTGGGACACCGGCGGCTACACGGGGCCAGGCGGCAGGCTGCAGTCTGCCGGCATCGTGCACAAGGGGGAGGGCGTCCTCAGCCAGGGCGACATCGCTGCGATCGGCGGTCCAGGTGCATTCCTATCAATGCTGCGGGCGATTCGTGGCAAGGGATATGCCAGCGGTGGTCTGGTCGGCATGTCCACAGTGCCGGCAGCGGGCTCCCGCGGTGCGGGCGATTTGGCCGTCGAGATCAACAACTACTCGGGACAACAGGCGACACAGCGTGAACAGATCCAGCGTATGCCGGATGGAACGGAGCTCAGGAAGCTAATCGTTGATATCGGCGCCGCCGACATAGCGGGTGGCGGGAAGATGGCCGGTGCCATGAAGAGCCGCTTTGGCCTAAAGGAAGCACGCTGA
- a CDS encoding peptidoglycan endopeptidase, with the protein MRAEQVERFTGIPYDEGAMDCADLVALVQRELFGRHVCMPSNRPRGIAGQAVMGAMSRVYAKPVSRPSDGDLVLMFDRGRPRPGHAGTYFHLAHEGWVLHTNSRLGLSVLHRARELADFGARIEGFYRWV; encoded by the coding sequence ATGCGCGCCGAGCAGGTGGAGCGGTTCACCGGTATTCCCTACGACGAAGGCGCGATGGACTGCGCCGACTTGGTAGCGCTGGTCCAGCGCGAACTGTTTGGCCGGCACGTGTGCATGCCCAGCAACCGCCCGCGCGGCATCGCAGGGCAGGCAGTGATGGGGGCCATGTCACGCGTGTATGCCAAGCCGGTTTCTCGGCCGTCGGACGGCGACCTGGTGCTGATGTTCGACAGGGGCCGTCCGCGCCCAGGCCACGCCGGCACCTACTTCCACCTCGCGCACGAGGGCTGGGTGCTGCACACAAACAGTCGCCTGGGCCTGAGCGTGCTGCACCGCGCACGCGAACTGGCTGATTTTGGTGCACGCATTGAAGGGTTCTACCGATGGGTCTGA